The following are from one region of the Quercus robur chromosome 1, dhQueRobu3.1, whole genome shotgun sequence genome:
- the LOC126728000 gene encoding calmodulin-binding receptor-like cytoplasmic kinase 1, with product MKKTTSHLNFPSPSNQRRQNLNLQHGYTNKHNHTTHSSVLDYVKGAAKKVAGVFTKLLFRRRKQNHPEEILKPDSGRNTAPVRGTSYFSSESSLISSSTYASSTSNCSSVFSNGQVGNFSLEEIFKATENFSPANKIGEGAFGTVYKGRLKDGRLVAIKRMKQNKYDKRLSLEFKNEILTLSMIEHLNLVRLYGYLEHGDEQMILVEYISNGTLREHLDGKLGNGLEMAERLEIAIDIAHAITYLHMYTDHPIIHRDIKASNILITEKLRAKVADFGFAKLAAKDPDTSHVSTQIKGTVGYLDPDYLRTNQLTDKSDVYSFGVLLVEMMTGRQPIESKRPSLERVTIRWAIQKLKDGEVVLAMDPRLNRCPASNMVVEKVLKLAQTCLAPLRKSRPSMKECAEELWEIRKDFKERFVPPSTTLISHHSANFPERDAQGSFSIEDGENIKFDSA from the exons ATGAAGAAAACTACAAGCCACCTTAACTTTCCCTCACCCTCAAACCAAAGAAGGCAAAACTTGAACCTGCAACATGGTTACACAAACAAGCACAATCATACAACTCACAGCTCTGTCTTGGATTATGTCAAAGGTGCAGCCAAAAAAGTTGCTGGAGTTTTCACCAAACTTCTTTTCAGGAGGAGAAAGCAAAACCACCCAGAAGAGATTCTTAAACCTGATTCCGGCAGAAATACAGCTCCAGTAAGAGGGACTTCCT ATTTCTCTTCAGAAAGCAGCCTTATAAGTTCATCAACATACGCATCCTCTACTTCAAATTGTTCGTCTGTTTTTTCCAATGGCCAGGTTGGAAATTTCTCCTTGGAAGAGATTTTTAAGGCAACTGAAAATTTCTCTCCAGCTAATAAAATTGGGGAAGGTGCGTTTGGAACAGTGTACAAGGGGAGGCTCAAAGATGGAAGACTAGTTGCAATAAAGCGCATGAAACAG AACAAGTATGACAAGCGTTTATCATTGGAGTTCAAGAATGAAATACTTACCTTGTCAATGATTGAGCATCTAAATTTGGTAAGGTTATATGGATATCTGGAGCATGGAGATGAGCAGATGATTCTGGTTGAATACATCAGCAACGGAACACTTCGGGAACATTTAGATG GTAAACTGGGAAACGGACTTGAAATGGCAGAGCGGCTGGAGATTGCAATAGATATAGCCCATGCAATTACCTACCTTCACATGTACACAG ATCATCCAATAATCCACAGAGATATTAAAGCGTCAAACATCCTCATAACAGAGAAACTGCGTGCCAAAGTGGCAGACTTCGGGTTTGCAAAATTGGCTGCAAAAGATCCTGATACAAGTCATGTTTCAACTCAAATCAAAGGAACAGTAGGCTACTTGGATCCTGACTACCTCAGGACAAATCAACTCACTGACAAGAGTGATGTTTACTCCTTTGGTGTATTGCTTGTAGAAATGATGACTGGAAGACAACCCATTGAATCAAAGAGACCATCGCTTGAGCGAGTAACAATAAGATGG GCTATTCAGAAATTGAAAGATGGAGAGGTTGTACTTGCCATGGATCCAAGGCTGAATAGGTGCCCGGCATCAAACATGGTAGTGGAGAAGGTACTCAAATTAGCTCAAACATGCCTTGCACCTTTGAGAAAATCAAGACCTTCCATGAAAGAATGTGCTGAGGAATTATGGGAAATACGAAAAGATTTTAAAGAAAGATTTGTTCCTCCTTCTACTACTCTTATTTCTCATCATTCTGCAAACTTTCCTGAGAGAGATGCCCAGGGATCTTTTAGTATTGAAGATGGTGAGAACATCAAATTTGATTCTGCCTGA